A genomic window from Triplophysa dalaica isolate WHDGS20190420 chromosome 24, ASM1584641v1, whole genome shotgun sequence includes:
- the flnca gene encoding filamin-C yields the protein MSNYTHFDDQPPQFYQGTDLGEEEEEEMPATEKDLAEDAPWKKIQQNTFTRWCNEHLKCMNKTVTDLQKDLSDGLKLIGLLEVLSQKKMYRKHHVRPNFRQMKLENVSVALEFLDRERIKLVSIDSKAIVDGNLKLILGLIWTLILHYSISMPMWDDEDDEEVKKLTPKQRLLGWIQNKVPQLPIHNFNKDWRDGKALGALVDNCAPGLCPDWQTWDPNQPVENAREAMQQADDWLGVPQVIAPEEIVDPDVDEHSVMTYLSQFPKANLKPGAALKPKQLYPKKAKAYGPGIEPHGNMVLKPAVFTVETLEAGLGEVIVYVEDPEGHTEEAKVVPNNDKKRTSSVTYVPKVEGQHKVKVLFAGQDIDKSPFMVNVAKAMGDSSKVHARGPGLEPVGNVANKPTYFDIYTAGAGAGDVSVVIVDPQNKKNTVEVILENKGDNIYRCTYKPVQEGPHIIHVSFAEQPIPNSPFKVNISEASNANACRATGRGLQPKGVRTKEVAEFTVFTKGAGPGELKVSVKGPGGAEVPVKLHDADDGVYKCDYCPVHPGKYQVNITWGGQPIQRSPFEVEVSAEAGPQKVRAWGPGLETGMVGKSADFVVEAIGTEVGTLGFSIEGPSQAKIECDDKGDGSCDVRYWPTEPGEYAVHVICDDEDIKHSPFIAHILPAANDVFPEKVKAFGPGLDPSGVIVNKPTQFIVDAREAGKGSLKIYAKDAEGCVLDIKITDKGDGTFVCIYVPTKPVKHTIIITWGEVNISNSPFRVLVGEGCHPDKVKVYGPGVEKTGLKSNEPTYFTVDCVEAGQGDVSIGIKCAPGVVGPAEADIDFDIIKNDNDTFTVKYTPPGPGRYTIMVVFADQEIVSSPFKVKVDPSHDAGKVRAEGPGLNKTGVQVDIPTHFTIYTKGAGKAKPEVQFKTSVKGDAVKDFEIIDNHDYSYTVKYTALHQGQMAVMVTHGGDPIPKSPFNISVAPPLDLGKVKVQGLNEKVEVGKDQEFIVNSKGAGGQGKLNVNITSPSGRVIPCKVESDKTKESTSVKYIPPEEGLYKVDISYDGNPVPGSPFAVEGLMPADPTKVLAYGPGLKGGIVGQPALFTIDTKGSGAGGLGLTLEGPCEAKIECQDNGDGTCSVTYLPTEAGDYNINILFGGAHITGSPFKAVVKSALDASKVILSGPGLERAKAGEVATFTVDCSRAGEAELTIEIVSDSGAQAEVCIQKNNDGNFSVTYTPLFHGMHTITIKYGGQQVPKSPIHVQVEPSVDTSGIKVYGPGVEPRGVLREVTTHFIVDARAQTQTKGNHIKIRIINPSGANTDAHITDKGDGTYRVEYTAFEDGLHLIEVFYDDVAVPKSPFRVSVVEGCDPTRVRAYGPGLEGGLVNKPNCFTVETRGAGTGGLGLTIEGASEAKMFCKDNKDGSCSVEYVPFTPGDYDVNITYGGQPIPGSPFRVPVKDVVDVSKVKCAGPGLSNRVTAHVPQTFSVDSTKAGLAPLEVQLYGPTGAMEPVVVKNNRNGTHTVTYTPAQEGPYTVSVKYASQEVPGSPFKVNTAPSHDASKVRASGPGLDTKGVAASMPVEFTIDARDAGKGLLTVQILDPEGKPKKASIHDNRDGTYTVSYLPDMTGHYTITIKYGGDNIPYSPYNVHAVPTGDASKCLLTVSIGGHGVESLGPNITMAEETVITVDAKTAGKGKVTCTVLTPDGVELDMDVIENPDGTFDIYYTAPEPGKYVITIRFGGQHIPNSPFQVMATDQPVKPRDDTKPMFQPLNLVIPFTVQQGELSGEVRMPSGKTSRPFIRDNKDGTVTVQYQPTEKGLHEMNIKYDGNHIPGSPLQFFVDVMNSGMVTAYGPGLCHGTVNKLASFTVVTKNAGEGGLSLAVEGPSKAEISCKDNKDGTCTVSYLPTTPGDYKIIVKFDSRNIPGSPFTAKITGDDSLRRSQLNIGTAADVSLKITETDLSYLTASIKATSGKEEPCLLKRLPNRHIGLSFTPKEVGEHEVSVRKSGKHVTNSPFKIMVGSSEIGEASRVKAFGQGLAEALTFEVAEFFVDTRNAGYGGLGLSIEGPSKVDINCEDVEDGTCKVTYCPTEPGNYIINIKFADKHIPGSPFTVKVTGEGRMKESITRKRQAASIASVGSTCDLNLKIPGNWFQMVSAQERLTRTFTRSSHSYMRTERTEISKTHGGETKREVHVEESTQVGRDPFRDVFDSFLGRERLGSFGAMRQEGDTGIQGMTAQVTSPSGNVADAELVDSGDSTYRVRFVPAEMGRHTVNVKYRGEHVPGSPFQFTVGPLGEGGAHKVRAGGTGLERAVAGVPAEFSIWTREAGAGGLSIAVEGPSKAEISFEDRKDGSCGVIYIVQEPGDYEVSIKFNNEQIPDSPFIVPVAKLSDDARGLTVTSLQEKDLKVNQEASFAVQRNGARGVIDAKVHAPSGVGEECYVTELDSDKNAIRFIPRENGVHSIDVKFNGSHIPGSPFRVRVGEAENVGDPGMVSAYGTGLEGGRTGIASEFVVNTCKAGSGALSVTIDGPSKAKMDCTECPEGYRVSYTPYAPGNYLISIRYGGPQHIVGSPFKAKVTGIRLSGGHSLHETSSVIVETVTKTSKMAGAYSSLDSSMSTSDASKVVCHGPGLSKASLGQKNNFSVDCSKAGTNMLMVGVHGPRTPCEDVSVKHMGNKLYNVTYTIKEKGNYVVIVKWGDETVPGTPFHVTVP from the exons ATGAGCAATTACACACATTTCGACGACCAGCCGCCCCAATTCTACCAGGGCACAGACCTtggggaggaagaggaggaggagatgcCAGCCACAGAGAAAGATCTGGCCGAGGACGCGCCATGGAAGAAGATCCAGCAGAACACATTCACTAGATGGTGCAATGAACATctcaaatgcatgaataagacCGTCACAGACCTCCAGAAAGACCTGAGTGATGGGCTCAAACTTATCGGGCTCCTGGAAGTCCTCAGTCAGAAGAAAATGTACAGAAAACATCACGTCAGACCAAACTTCAGACAAATGAAACTGGAAAACGTGTCCGTGGCGCTGGAGTTTCTGGACAGAGAACGCATCAAACTAGTTTCTATTG ACAGTAAAGCTATTGTAGATGGAAATCTGAAGCTGATTCTGGGTCTCATCTGGACGCTCATTCTACATTATTCGATCTCCATGCCCATGTgggatgatgaggatgatgaagagGTTAAGAAGCTCACTCCCAAACAAAGACTGCTGGGCTGGATTCAGAATAAGGTTCCACAGCTTCCTATTCACAATTTCAACAAAGACTGGAGGGATGGCAAGGCCCTTGGTGCTTTGGTGGACAACTGTGCCCCTG GTCTTTGCCCTGACTGGCAAACATGGGACCCCAACCAGCCTGTTGAAAATGCCCGTGAAGCCATGCAGCAGGCTGATGACTGGCTCGGTGTACCACAG GTGATAGCTCCAGAGGAAATTGTGGATCCAGACGTGGATGAGCATTCTGTGATGACGTACCTTTCTCAGTTTCCTAAAGCCAATCTGAAGCCTGGAGCTGCTCTCAAGCCCAAGCAGCTGTACCCCAAAAAGGCCAAGGCCTATGGACCCG gTATTGAGCCTCATGGAAACATGGTTTTAAAGCCGGCTGTGttcactgttgaaacgctggaGGCAGGACTTGGTGAAGTGATCGTGTATGTAGAGGACCCAGAGGGACACACCGAGGAG GCTAAAGTTGTTCccaacaatgacaaaaaaaggacatcCTCTGTCACATATGTGCCCAAAGTAGAGGGTCAACACAAG GTGAAAGTGCTCTTCGCTGGTCAGGACATTGATAAAAGCCCCTTTATGGTTAATGTGGCAAAAGCTATGGGTGATTCTAGTAAGGTACATGCACGAGGTCCCGGTCTGGAGCCAGTGGGCAACGTGGCCAATAAGCCTacttattttgacatttataCAGCGG GTGCTGGGGCTGGAGACGTTAGCGTGGTCATCGTTGATCCTCAGAATAAAAAGAACACTGTGGAAGTTATTCTAGAAAACAAAGGTGATAACATCTATCGCTGCACATACAAGCCTGTGCAGGAGGGACCACATATTATCCACGTGAGCTTCGCCGAGCAGCCGATACCCAACAGCCCCTTTAAAGTAAACATctctgagg CCAGCAATGCCAATGCTTGTCGGGCCACCGGCCGAGGACTGCAGCCTAAAGGTGTTCGGACTAAGGAGGTGGCGGAGTTTACTGTTTTTACCAAAGGAGCAGGACCTGGAGAGTTGAAGGTCTCTGTGAAAGGCCCAG GTGGAGCCGAGGTACCTGTCAAGTTACATGATGCCGATGATGGAGTGTACAAATGTGACTATTGTCCTGTTCACCCTGGAAAATATCAAGTAAACATCACATGGGGTGGCCAACCTATCCAACGCAG CCCGTTTGAAGTGGAGGTTAGTGCAGAGGCTGGACCACAGAAAGTACGGGCTTGGGGTCCCGGCTTGGAGACTGGAATGGTTGGCAAATCTGCTGATTTTGTGGTCGAGGCTATTGGTACAGAAGTGGGAACTTTAG GGTTTTCTATTGAGGGCCCCTCTCAAGCTAAGATTGAGTGTGATGATAAGGGTGACGGCTCCTGTGATGTAAGATACTGGCCCACTGAACCTGGTGAATATGCTGTGCACGTCATCTGTGACGATGAAGATATCAAACACAGCCCATTCATTGCCCACATACTCCCAGCAGCCAATGACGTCTTTCCTGAGAAG GTCAAAGCCTTTGGGCCAGGCCTGGACCCCTCTGGAGTTATTGTTAACAAACCAACTCAATTCATAGTTGATGCCCGAGAAGCCGGAAAGGGTAGTTTGAAGATCTATGCTAAG GATGCTGAAGGCTGTGTCCTTGACATCAAGATTACTGACAAAGGGGATGGAACTTTTGTTTGCATATATGTACCAACCAAGCCAGTGAAACACACCATCATAATTACATGGGGGGAGGTCAACATATCCAACAGCCCCTTCAGA GTCCTTGTTGGTGAAGGCTGTCACCCTGACAAAGTGAAGGTTTATGGACCAGGGGTCGAGAAAACTGGCCTAAAGTCTAATGAACCCACCTATTTCACTGTGGACTGTGTCGAAGCTGGCCAAG GTGATGTCAGCATTGGAATCAAATGTGCCCCGGGTGTAGTGGGTCCAGCAGAGGCAGATATAGATTTTGacatcattaaaaatgacaatgacacCTTTACTGTCAAGTATACACCACCTGGCCCTGGCCGATACACCATAATGGTGGTTTTTGCAGATCAG GAAATTGTAAGCAGTCCATTCAAGGTTAAAGTGGATCCATCTCATGATGCTGGTAAAGTCAGAGCTGAGGGACCTGGGCTGAACAAGACAG GTGTTCAAGTGGATATCCCAACCCATTTCACCATCTACACCAAGGGGGCCGGAAAGGCTAAACCAGAGGTGCAGTTTAAAACCTCTGTCAAAGGAGATGCTGTTAAAGACTTTGAAATTATTGATAATCATGACTACTCCTACACTGTGAAGTACACTGCTCTTCACCAG GGTCAAATGGCTGTTATGGTCACACATGGAGGAGATCCTATTCCCAAAAGCCCTTTCAATATCTCAGTTGCACCTCCTTTGGATCTCGGTAAAGTCAAAGTTCAAGGACTCAATGAAA aaGTGGAAGTTGGGAAGGACCAGGAGTTTATCGTCAACTCTAAAGGAGCAGGTGGACAAGGGaagttaaatgtaaatataacctCACCCTCTGGTCGAGTGATACCTTGCAAAGTAGAATCAGACAAGACCAAAGAGTCCACCAGCGTGAAGTACATCCCACCTGAAGAGGGTCTTTACAAGGTGGACATTAGCTATGACGGGAATCCTGTTCCAGGAAGTCCCTTTGCTGTGGAGGGGCTAATGCCTGCGGACCCTACAAAG GTTCTTGCATATGGGCCAGGACTTAAGGGTGGTATTGTGGGTCAGCCAGCACTGTTTACTATAGACACCAAGGGATCAGGTGCTGGTGGACTGGGTCTGACATTGGAAGGCCCATGCGAGGCTAAGATCGAGTGTCAAGACAATGGTGACGGCACCTGCTCTGTTACCTACCTGCCTACAGAAGCCGGTGACTACAACATCAATATTTTGTTCGGAGGAGCTCATATCACAGGCTCTCCTTTCAAAGCTGTTGTCAAGTCAGCTCTTGATGCAAGTAAGGTTATATTAAGCGGCCCAGGACTGGAGAGGGCTAAAGCCGGAGAAGTAGCCACCTTCACAGTGGACTGCAGCAGGGCTGGAGAGGCAGAACTCACTATAGAGATTGTGTCAGATTCAGGTGCTCAAGCAGAGGTCTGCATACAAAAGAACAATGATGGAAACTTTTCTGTCACCTACACCCCACTCTTTCATGGGATGCACACCATCACCATTAAATATGGAGGTCAGCAAGTACCCAAGAGCCCCATACATGTTCAGGTGGAACCATCTGTGGACACCAGTGGGATTAAAGTGTACGGACCGGGAGTCGAGCCCAGAG GGGTCCTCAGGGAGGTGACTACACACTTTATTGTTGATGCCAGGGCCCAGACTCAGACCAAAGGAAATCATATCAAGATCCGAATAATCAATCCATCTGGTGCAAACACAGACGCACATATCACCGATAAGGGTGATGGCACCTATAGAGTGGAATACACTGCTTTTGAGGACG GTTTGCATCTGATCGAGGTCTTTTATGATGACGTTGCTGTTCCCAAGAGCCCCTTTAGGGTGTCAGTTGTTGAAGGCTGTGACCCGACACGGGTTCGTGCTTATGGTCCAGGCCTGGAAGGTGGCCTAGTGAACAAACCCAACTGCTTTACAGTGGAGACAAG GGGTGCTGGAACAGGTGGTTTAGGCTTGACCATTGAAGGAGCCTCAGAAGCCAAAATGTTCTGTAAGGATAACAAAGATGGTAGTTGCAGCGTTGAATATGTTCCTTTCACACCTGGAGACTATGATGTCAACATTACTTATGGGGGACAGCCAATACCAG GCAGTCCATTCCGTGTGCCGGTGAAAGATGTGGTAGACGTCAGTAAGGTGAAGTGCGCGGGTCCTGGACTTAGTAACAGGGTGACTGCACATGTTCCACAGACGTTCAGTGTAGACAGCACCAAGGCAGGACTGGCCCCATTAGAGGTTCAGCTGTATGGCCCAACAG GGGCGATGGAGCCTGTTGTTGTTAAAAACAACCGTAATGGAACACATACTGTCACATACACCCCTGCACAGGAGGGACCATACACTGTGTCAGTCAAATACGCCAGCCAAGAAGTACCTGGGAG TCCGTTCAAAGTAAACACAGCCCCCTCACATGATGCCAGTAAGGTGCGTGCCAGTGGTCCTGGTCTGGACACTAAAGGAGTGGCTGCTAGTATGCCAGTGGAGTTCACTATTGATGCTCGAGATGCAGGAAAAGGCCTTCTGACCGTCCAAATACTG GATCCAGAGGGAAAGCCGAAAAAAGCCAGCATCCATGACAACAGAGATGGGACCTACACTGTATCTTACTTGCCAGACATGACTGGCCATTACACCATCACCATTAAGTATGGTGGAGATAACATCCCATACTCGCCTTACAATGTCCACGCTGTTCCCACGGGTGATGCCAGCAAATGCCTGCTCACAG TGTCTATCGGAGGACATGGTGTTG AAAGCCTTGGGCCCAACATTACAATGGCAGAAGAGACAGTCATCACTGTAGATGCTAAAACTGCTGGGAAAGGAAAGGTAACATGTACAGTGTTAACCCCTGATGGTGTGGAGCTGGACATGGACGTTATAGAGAATCCAGATGGCACCTTCGACATCTACTACACTGCACCAGAGCCAGGCAAATATGTCATTACAATACGGTTTGGAGGACAGCACATTCCCAACAGCCCGTTTCAAGTCATG GCTACAGATCAGCCTGTTAAACCTAGGGATGACACAAAGCCTATGTTCCAGCCCCTAAACTTAGTTATTCCTTTTACTGTCCAGCAGGGAGAGCTTAGTG GAGAGGTGCGTATGCCCTCTGGTAAGACATCCCGTCCCTTCATCAGAGACAATAAAGACGGAACGGTCACGGTGCAGTATCAGCCCACAGAGAAGGGTCTGCatgaaatgaatataaaatacgATGGCAACCACATCCCAG GGAGTCCTTTGCAGTTTTTTGTTGATGTAATGAACAGTGGAATGGTGACAGCTTATGGACCTGGTCTGTGCCATGGGACAGTGAACAAACTAGCCAGTTTTACTGTTGTTACCAAGAATGCTGGAGAAG GTGGTTTGTCCCTTGCTGTAGAGGGTCCATCTAAAGCTGAGATTAGCTGCAAAGACAATAAAGATGGTACCTGTACTGTGTCCTATTTGCCTACCACACCTGGTGATTACAAAATCATTGTGAAATTTGACAGCAGGAACATTCCTGGCAGCCCCTTCACTGCTAAGATAACTG GTGATGATTCACTCAGAAGATCTCAGTTGAACATTGGCACCGCAGCAGATGTCTCACTAAAGATTACAGAGACAGACCTGAGCTATCTGACGGCAAGCATCAAAGCTACTTCAGGAAAGGAGGAACCCTGTCTACTGAAGAGATTGCCAAATCGACACATCG GTCTTTCCTTCACCCCTAAAGAAGTGGGAGAGCATGAGGTCAGTGTGAGAAAAAGTGGGAAACATGTGACCAACAGTCCCTTTAAGATTATGGTAGGGTCTTCTGAGATCGGGGAGGCCAGCAGGGTAAAGGCATTTGGCCAAGGCCTTGCTGAAGCTCTCACATTTGAAGTAGCAGAATTCTTTGTCGACACTAGAAATGCTG gataTGGAGGGCTTGGGTTGTCAATTGAGGGTCCAAGTAAAGTGGATATCAACTGTGAGGATGTGGAAGATGGAACGTGTAAAGTGACATACTGTCCAACTGAACCAGGAAACTACATAATCAACATCAAGTTTGCAGATAAACACATACCAG GAAGTCCTTTCACAGTGAAGGTAACTGGAGAAGGACGGATGAAAGAGAGTATAACAAGGAAAAGACAAGCTGCGTCTATTGCTTCAGTAGGCAGCACATGCGACCTCAACCTAAAAATTCCAG GAAATTGGTTCCAGATGGTGTCCGCACAGGAGCGTTTGACTCGCACCTTCACGCGTAGTAGCCACTCTTACATGCGCACAGAACGCACCGAAATCAGCAAAACTCACGGAGGTGAGACAAAACGAGAAGTACATGTGGAGGAAAGCACGCAGGTCGGCAGAGACCCCTTTAGAGACGTTTTTGATTCGTTTCTAGGAAGGGAGCGACTGGGTAGTTTTGGTGCAATGCGACAGGAAG GTGACACAGGGATTCAGGGTATGACAGCCCAGGTTACCAGCCCTAGTGGCAATGTAGCGGATGCTGAGCTCGTTGACAGTGGGGACAGTACATACCGAGTCCGTTTCGTACCTGCTGAAATGGGTCGTCACACTGTTAATGTCAAATACAGGGGCGAGCATGTTCCCGGAAGCCCCTTCCAGTTTACCGTTGGGCCCCTTGGAGAAGGAGGTGCCCACAAGGTCAGAGCTGGAGGTACAGGCCTTGAGAGAGCCGTCGCTGGAGTTCCTG CTGAATTCAGTATTTGGACAAGAGAGGCTGGAGCCGGTGGTTTGTCCATTGCTGTGGAGGGTCCGAGCAAAGCTGAAATCTCTTTTGAAGATAGAAAAGATGGATCCTGCGGGGTTATTTACATAGTGCAAGAGCCAG GTGACTATGAAGTTTCCATCAAGTTCAATAATGAACAGATACCAGACAGCCCGTTCATTGTTCCAGTGGCAAAACTGTCTGATGATGCACGTGGACTTACTGTTACAAGTCTTCAG GAGAAGGATTTGAAGGTGAATCAGGAAGCCTCATTTGCTGTTCAGAGGAACGGGGCGAGAGGTGTAATTGATGCTAAAGTTCACGCCCCCTCTGGTGTGGGAGAAGAGTGTTACGTCACTGAACTGGACAGTG acaaaaatgcAATACGGTTCATTCCACGTGAGAATGGTGTTCATTCGATTGATGTGAAGTTCAATGGAAGCCATATCCCAGGTAGCCCGTTCAGAGTTCGGGTTGGTGAAGCAGAAAATGTTGGGGATCCTGGCATGGTGTCCGCCTATGGTACAGGACTTGAGGGTGGTCGCACAG gGATCGCCTCTGAGTTTGTTGTCAACACTTGCAAGGCTGGATCAGGGGCATTATCAGTTACAATTGATGGCCCCTCAAAGGCCAAAATGGACTGTACAGAGTGCCCAGAGGGTTACAGAGTCTCTTATACACCTTATGCACCAGGCAACTATCTTATATCCATCAGGTATGGTGGGCCACAGCACATTGTTGGTAGTCCGTTTAAAGCAAAAGTGACAG GTATACGTCTGTCCGGGGGTCACAGTCTACATGAAACTTCATCAGTCATTGTGGAGACTGTTACCAAAACCTCTAAAATGGCCGGAGCTTACAGCTCTTTGGACAGCTCCATGTCAACATCAGATGCCAGTAAGGTTGTGTGTCATGGCCCTGGCCTCTCCAAAGCATCCTTGGGTCAGAAGAACAACTTCTCCGTGGACTGTAGTAAAGCAG gtaCAAATATGCTGATGGTTGGTGTTCACGGTCCCAGAACTCCATGTGAAGACGTGTCTGTTAAGCACATGGGAAACAAACTATACAATGTGACCTACACAATCAAAGAAAAAGGAAACTATGTAGTGATTGTTAAATGGGGGGATGAAACCGTTCCAGGAACTCCTTTCCATGTAACCGTTCCTTAA